Proteins encoded together in one Deinococcus hopiensis KR-140 window:
- a CDS encoding GGDEF domain-containing protein, with the protein MSSARPEPVPAPPGAPLPLREALESARTHAARAAAYLALARHYRERSLPLALPLAQAALDWALLDAEPGITVEALVTLGYVQVGQGQQEQAFGHLALALDLAHEHGLRHLESQVRNTRAVARLIAGDLPGARRDLMDSLRLAQEAGHPQDLLTAHINLSHLNNLAGQYGDALHQLNLLEEQLNGQEEGELQYMRLYLFENRAHIYLNQAREARARGRGDAEREARARSEGYLQAIRDAMRGHPDRLIALTTATHAARLALLAGDVDAAWRHAQAALGHHLELGQQTYLDAHLVVAEVCEAREEPERAHLHYRAALDAARQQGRHRDVQDILQKVARLHEAQGHLEAALGTYREAVNTVQGALTLLAQIEQRNSDLMRELRQARAEAHSWQESVRLAETQARQDALTGLLNRRGLHDALLRLEREDGPLLLALFDIDHFKHVNDRHSHAVGDAALQAVAKCLCDHLPDGAFLTRYGGEEFLLVVPAVPHQPGELVEQMRAAVEGSGWSDLPPGLSITISAGYVVASHRHGDHVRGALAQADDHLYQAKRAGRNRVHPPVGGV; encoded by the coding sequence ATGTCTTCCGCCCGCCCGGAACCGGTGCCTGCACCGCCCGGCGCTCCCCTGCCCTTGCGTGAAGCGTTGGAGTCGGCGCGAACCCATGCGGCGCGGGCCGCCGCCTACCTGGCGCTGGCCCGGCACTACCGCGAACGCTCGCTGCCGCTGGCGCTGCCGCTGGCCCAGGCTGCGCTCGACTGGGCCCTGCTGGACGCCGAGCCGGGCATCACGGTAGAAGCCCTGGTGACGCTCGGCTACGTGCAGGTGGGGCAGGGCCAGCAGGAACAGGCGTTCGGCCACCTGGCGCTGGCGCTGGACCTCGCGCACGAGCACGGACTGCGGCACCTCGAGTCGCAGGTGCGCAACACCCGGGCGGTGGCGCGGCTGATTGCGGGGGACCTTCCCGGCGCGCGGCGTGACCTCATGGACTCACTGCGGCTGGCGCAGGAGGCGGGGCACCCGCAAGACCTCCTGACCGCGCACATCAACCTGAGCCACCTCAACAACCTGGCCGGGCAGTATGGAGACGCCCTGCACCAGCTCAATCTGCTCGAAGAGCAGCTCAACGGGCAGGAGGAGGGAGAGCTGCAGTACATGCGGCTGTACCTGTTTGAAAACCGCGCCCACATCTACCTGAACCAGGCCCGCGAGGCCCGGGCGCGGGGGCGCGGTGACGCTGAACGGGAAGCACGCGCACGCAGCGAGGGGTACCTCCAGGCCATCCGCGACGCCATGCGCGGCCATCCGGACCGCCTGATCGCGCTGACCACGGCCACGCACGCCGCCCGCCTGGCCCTGCTCGCCGGGGATGTGGACGCCGCGTGGCGGCACGCGCAGGCGGCGCTGGGGCACCACCTGGAACTGGGTCAACAAACGTATCTGGACGCGCACCTCGTCGTGGCCGAGGTCTGCGAAGCGCGGGAAGAACCGGAGCGGGCCCACCTCCACTACCGCGCGGCCCTCGACGCCGCGCGGCAGCAGGGGCGGCACCGCGACGTTCAGGACATCTTGCAGAAGGTGGCGCGGCTGCATGAAGCCCAGGGCCACCTGGAAGCGGCCCTGGGCACCTACCGCGAGGCGGTGAACACCGTGCAGGGTGCCCTGACCCTGCTGGCCCAGATTGAACAGCGCAACAGCGACCTGATGCGCGAGCTGCGCCAGGCCCGTGCCGAGGCGCACAGCTGGCAGGAAAGTGTGCGCCTGGCCGAGACCCAGGCGCGTCAGGACGCCCTGACGGGACTGCTCAACCGCCGGGGCCTGCACGACGCCCTGCTGCGCTTGGAGCGCGAGGACGGTCCGCTGCTGCTGGCCCTGTTTGACATCGACCACTTCAAGCACGTCAACGACCGCCACTCTCACGCGGTGGGCGACGCGGCCCTGCAGGCGGTCGCCAAATGCCTGTGCGACCACCTGCCCGATGGAGCCTTTCTGACCCGCTACGGAGGTGAGGAATTCCTGCTCGTCGTGCCGGCGGTGCCGCACCAGCCCGGCGAACTCGTCGAGCAGATGCGCGCGGCGGTGGAGGGCTCGGGCTGGAGTGACCTGCCGCCCGGCCTGTCCATCACCATCAGCGCGGGGTACGTGGTGGCCAGCCACCGTCACGGCGACCATGTGCGCGGCGCCCTCGCCCAGGCCGACGACCACCTCTACCAAGCCAAACGGGCGGGACGCAACCGGGTGCATCCGCCTGTGGGCGGGGTCTAG
- a CDS encoding ABC transporter ATP-binding protein: MSAIETRELRKVYRGRAVVDGLSLTVGDGEVFGFLGPNGAGKSTTVKMLLGLVHPTGGEVRVLGGSPMNPAVRARLGFLPEQFRFQTWMTGEEFLRFHGRLAGLSAAEVRMQVPRVLEAVGLGGRGHEALGGYSKGMLQRAGLAGAILAQPRLVFLDEPTSALDPIGRVEVREIIERLRGEGVSVFLNSHLLSEVEQVCDRVAFVKAGRVLRQGSMRELMGGVLPVNLRVDRLTPELLAVLGRLGEVRHTDENTPGRADVTLWLTHEDTVPALADAIHAHGARLYALTPQRPDLETMFLELIEDTPEAARGLGAARA; encoded by the coding sequence ATGTCGGCCATCGAAACGCGCGAGTTACGCAAGGTCTACCGGGGGCGGGCGGTGGTGGACGGCCTGAGCCTGACGGTGGGCGACGGCGAGGTGTTCGGCTTCCTGGGACCCAACGGGGCGGGCAAGAGCACCACCGTCAAGATGCTGCTGGGCCTGGTGCATCCCACCGGCGGCGAGGTGCGCGTGCTGGGCGGCTCGCCCATGAACCCGGCCGTGCGCGCCCGCCTGGGCTTCTTGCCCGAGCAGTTTCGCTTCCAGACCTGGATGACGGGCGAGGAATTTTTGCGTTTTCACGGGCGGCTGGCTGGGCTGAGCGCCGCCGAGGTCCGCATGCAGGTGCCGCGTGTCCTGGAAGCCGTGGGCCTGGGCGGGCGCGGGCACGAGGCGCTGGGCGGCTACTCCAAGGGCATGCTTCAGCGTGCGGGGCTGGCAGGCGCCATCCTGGCCCAGCCCCGCCTGGTCTTTCTGGACGAGCCCACCAGCGCGCTGGACCCCATCGGGCGCGTGGAGGTCCGCGAGATTATCGAGCGGCTGCGCGGCGAGGGTGTGAGCGTGTTTCTCAACTCGCACCTGCTCTCGGAAGTCGAGCAGGTCTGTGACCGGGTGGCTTTCGTCAAGGCGGGCCGTGTGCTGCGCCAGGGCTCCATGCGCGAGCTGATGGGCGGCGTTTTGCCGGTGAACCTGCGGGTGGACCGCCTGACGCCCGAATTGCTGGCGGTCCTGGGTCGGCTCGGTGAGGTCCGCCACACCGATGAGAACACCCCAGGCCGTGCTGACGTGACCCTGTGGCTCACGCACGAGGACACGGTGCCTGCGCTGGCCGACGCCATTCACGCACACGGCGCGCGGCTCTACGCCCTGACTCCGCAGCGCCCGGACCTGGAGACGATGTTCCTGGAGCTGATCGAGGACACACCGGAAGCGGCCCGGGGACTGGGGGCAGCCCGTGCGTAA
- a CDS encoding ABC transporter permease subunit gives MRNALLIAELSLREAVRKRLVVVLLLLTAAFVGFYLYGVLRLDQNLDQRAASAGLDGRSVSGLSNLPVMYATIFGMYLVFFLGSLMAVLSTVGAISADVENGVMQSVIARPITRAELVLGRWLGFMTVNVVYVALVSAALLVGIKLITGFVPPSPLPATGLMLLSMVLVTGLTVLGSTLFTTLANGIGVFVLYGVGFAGGIMGSIGTFADSPTLTILSRLANIVMPTNALWLGASYYLQPSALRNIGEVARGANPLFGSTPILPTLLLWSGVYALLAVGLAMWRFSRRDL, from the coding sequence GTGCGTAACGCCCTGCTCATCGCTGAACTCTCGTTGCGCGAGGCGGTTCGCAAACGGCTCGTCGTGGTGCTGCTGCTGCTTACCGCCGCCTTCGTCGGGTTTTACCTGTACGGCGTCCTCCGCCTGGACCAGAACCTCGATCAGCGGGCGGCCAGCGCTGGCCTGGACGGCCGCAGCGTGAGCGGTCTGTCCAACCTGCCGGTCATGTACGCCACCATTTTCGGAATGTACCTGGTGTTTTTCCTGGGGTCTTTGATGGCCGTGCTGTCCACCGTGGGGGCGATCAGCGCCGACGTGGAAAACGGCGTGATGCAGTCGGTGATTGCCCGGCCCATCACCCGCGCCGAGCTGGTGCTGGGCCGCTGGCTGGGGTTCATGACGGTGAATGTGGTGTATGTGGCGCTCGTGAGCGCGGCCCTCCTGGTGGGCATCAAGCTGATCACCGGCTTCGTGCCGCCCTCACCGCTGCCCGCCACGGGGCTGATGCTGCTCTCGATGGTGCTCGTCACGGGCCTGACCGTGCTGGGCAGCACCCTCTTTACCACCCTCGCCAACGGGATCGGCGTGTTCGTGCTGTATGGCGTGGGCTTTGCGGGCGGGATCATGGGGAGCATCGGGACCTTCGCCGATAGTCCCACCCTGACCATCCTGTCACGGCTGGCCAATATCGTGATGCCCACCAACGCGCTGTGGCTCGGCGCAAGCTATTACCTCCAGCCGTCTGCCCTGCGCAACATCGGGGAGGTGGCGCGCGGGGCCAATCCCCTCTTTGGCAGCACACCGATTCTCCCCACCCTGCTGCTGTGGTCCGGGGTATACGCCCTGCTGGCGGTGGGCTTGGCGATGTGGCGCTTCAGCCGCCGGGACCTGTAG
- a CDS encoding 4Fe-4S dicluster domain-containing protein, whose translation MLGNMLEQASEYGDPLPRYTPPRCLLERQAVGGCDACHATCPHGAIVLGPLGQSVSIDPARCTGCGLCVQVCPSGALEYDLMAPLQSVRDARQDAGGVASLTCSQSGAGGPSLTCLGRVTPAVVAAAGAWGTPLTLVHGECSACPVGAPDVPERVRRVVEEAQALRAPTGQPTQVTVRRATSEDHNLGLKLSRRGAFAALFRAGRQQVAQALPERPLPFVDWSQPQQRVPEEWRWRAAALRPVPAPDAAVHWPAPLVDDTCIDCPVCANVCPTEAITREFKPEGGVMLLLNLAACTGCMACVRSCPPDAMHPQAEWLPAAFQAPILLRDSGSVM comes from the coding sequence GTGCTGGGGAACATGCTGGAACAGGCGAGTGAGTACGGCGATCCACTGCCGAGGTACACGCCGCCCCGCTGCCTGTTGGAGCGGCAGGCGGTGGGCGGCTGCGACGCGTGCCACGCCACCTGCCCCCACGGGGCCATCGTCCTCGGGCCGCTCGGGCAGAGCGTGTCCATTGACCCGGCGCGCTGTACAGGCTGCGGCTTGTGCGTACAGGTCTGTCCCTCGGGAGCGCTGGAATATGACCTGATGGCCCCCCTTCAGAGCGTGCGGGACGCCCGGCAGGATGCAGGTGGCGTGGCGTCCCTGACCTGCTCGCAAAGCGGCGCGGGTGGTCCGTCCCTGACCTGCCTGGGCCGGGTCACGCCCGCTGTGGTGGCCGCCGCGGGAGCGTGGGGAACGCCGCTCACACTGGTACACGGGGAGTGCTCCGCCTGCCCCGTCGGTGCCCCTGATGTGCCCGAACGGGTGCGCCGCGTGGTGGAGGAAGCCCAGGCCCTCCGCGCGCCCACCGGGCAACCCACGCAGGTGACGGTCCGGCGCGCGACCTCCGAGGACCACAATCTGGGCCTGAAGCTCTCGCGCCGGGGAGCCTTTGCCGCCCTCTTCCGTGCCGGACGCCAGCAGGTGGCCCAGGCCCTGCCCGAGCGGCCCCTGCCTTTCGTGGACTGGAGCCAGCCTCAGCAGCGCGTGCCCGAGGAATGGCGCTGGCGGGCCGCTGCCCTCAGGCCTGTCCCCGCTCCCGACGCCGCCGTCCACTGGCCTGCACCCCTGGTGGACGACACGTGCATCGACTGCCCGGTCTGCGCAAACGTCTGCCCCACCGAGGCCATTACCCGCGAATTCAAGCCCGAGGGCGGCGTCATGCTGCTGCTCAACCTCGCCGCCTGCACCGGCTGCATGGCCTGCGTGCGCTCCTGCCCGCCGGACGCCATGCACCCGCAGGCGGAGTGGCTGCCCGCGGCATTTCAGGCCCCAATTTTGCTGCGCGACAGCGGCAGCGTGATGTAA
- a CDS encoding DEAD/DEAH box helicase, which translates to MLPARPPYAHLEGFLRDILGSGAVLLHEEESAPARTLKAAELGWTGAVTRGFGFPEVYSHQAETYRRMHAGEHVIVTTPTASGKTGAFFPAVFERLERDPQATALFVYPLVALGQDQRDKLSAFRERGGFSWNVAAFQGNAQPGDVFRPEVRMVTATPDKLHWSLTHPRVRDFLRRLSFIVLDEAHTYRGGFGSEVAGMLQRLLDLARALGASPQVVLSTATIGNPAEFARELTGADAVEVCDSGAARHGKRYYLADHRGQPRRFWDAVVSASIQRGLKVLAFFRGRSRAARLYSTYRAQALYRDHVHLYMAGTSDREGRLTEFRRAKSGVMFATNALEAGVDIGDLEVVMIDGYPGSRMAFRQMAGRAGRVVPGLVLYLPALNEQGVPQPVDAFYSNAGNFRELVTGPIEKAVVEAANPYLSPRHRDRANEEFKAAGLPAEVLPGPRYWNLRGEGSAKFAVIEEGEWAQKGMRAFDAPLESPSQHYALTEKHEGAVFTLDGQGYKVTRWEDHPPGTAILVEKFSAANLFTRGLYSIEVSPVKMGDWVRKGPLAYRHGEVVIRRRYTGYMMMRQVFERVCTGCDREPDPTERVCRTCSGRIQDRMQDHKLSEHPYEEALELPPFRTAALEIGVDARATEQPTAVAHTLKHLLQKVTPERVACDENDLSGAFRAERDNYFFLYDDWLGGLGVSRRAFENMDELLRRGLELTAKTCCKEPHGCYECVAVSRCYAPFLSSGERRPTDKHATRAFLEAVLGVEAVPQPEPDALTLPEVPALPPSWPLQARELLDLHGLSLPEVSARLGIPSREIQRAVSTTEPLRLRHAKFGDGVFLQGFGQGERREVLAYFPGVGQKRLLLKFAGLILVEKSRPVPAPGG; encoded by the coding sequence GTGTTGCCCGCCCGCCCGCCCTATGCCCACCTGGAGGGCTTTCTGCGCGACATTCTGGGCAGCGGGGCGGTGCTTTTGCACGAGGAGGAATCGGCCCCTGCCCGGACCTTGAAGGCGGCGGAACTGGGCTGGACTGGGGCGGTCACGCGCGGCTTCGGCTTCCCCGAGGTCTACAGCCACCAGGCCGAGACATACCGCCGAATGCACGCGGGCGAGCACGTCATCGTGACCACCCCGACGGCGAGCGGTAAGACGGGGGCCTTTTTCCCGGCGGTCTTTGAGCGGCTGGAGCGCGACCCGCAGGCCACGGCCCTCTTCGTGTATCCGCTGGTCGCGCTCGGACAGGACCAGCGCGACAAGTTGAGCGCTTTTCGGGAGCGCGGAGGCTTTTCCTGGAACGTTGCCGCCTTTCAGGGCAACGCCCAGCCCGGTGACGTCTTCCGCCCCGAGGTCCGCATGGTCACGGCCACGCCCGACAAGCTCCACTGGTCCCTGACCCACCCCCGGGTACGCGACTTCCTACGCCGCCTGTCTTTTATCGTGCTGGACGAGGCCCATACCTACAGGGGCGGCTTCGGCTCTGAGGTGGCGGGGATGCTCCAGCGACTGCTGGACCTGGCGCGGGCGCTGGGAGCCAGTCCGCAGGTGGTCTTGTCCACCGCCACCATCGGCAACCCCGCCGAGTTCGCGCGGGAACTGACGGGCGCGGACGCGGTGGAGGTCTGCGACTCCGGCGCGGCCCGGCACGGCAAGCGCTACTACCTGGCCGACCACCGGGGGCAACCGCGCCGCTTCTGGGACGCTGTGGTCAGCGCCAGCATTCAGCGGGGGCTCAAGGTGCTCGCCTTTTTCCGGGGCCGCTCGCGCGCCGCTCGGCTGTATTCCACCTACCGCGCCCAGGCCCTGTACCGCGATCACGTCCACCTCTATATGGCGGGCACCTCGGACCGCGAGGGCCGGCTGACCGAGTTCCGCCGCGCCAAAAGCGGGGTCATGTTCGCCACCAATGCGCTGGAAGCCGGGGTAGATATTGGAGACCTGGAAGTCGTGATGATCGACGGCTATCCCGGCTCGCGTATGGCCTTCCGGCAGATGGCAGGCCGGGCCGGGCGGGTGGTGCCGGGGCTGGTGCTGTACCTCCCTGCACTCAACGAGCAGGGCGTGCCGCAGCCCGTGGACGCCTTCTACTCCAACGCTGGGAACTTCCGCGAGCTGGTCACCGGCCCCATCGAGAAGGCCGTGGTGGAGGCTGCCAATCCCTACCTCTCGCCCCGCCACCGGGACCGCGCGAACGAGGAATTCAAGGCCGCCGGTCTTCCCGCCGAGGTCCTGCCCGGTCCACGCTACTGGAACCTGCGCGGAGAGGGCAGCGCCAAGTTCGCCGTGATCGAGGAAGGCGAGTGGGCGCAAAAGGGAATGCGGGCGTTCGACGCCCCGCTCGAATCCCCCAGTCAGCACTACGCCCTGACCGAGAAGCACGAAGGGGCGGTCTTTACGCTGGACGGCCAGGGTTACAAGGTCACGCGCTGGGAGGACCACCCCCCCGGCACGGCCATTCTGGTGGAGAAGTTTAGCGCTGCCAACCTCTTTACCCGGGGGCTGTATTCCATTGAGGTCAGCCCGGTGAAGATGGGCGACTGGGTCCGTAAGGGGCCGCTCGCCTACCGCCACGGCGAGGTGGTCATCCGCCGCCGTTACACGGGGTACATGATGATGCGCCAAGTCTTTGAGCGCGTCTGCACCGGCTGTGACCGCGAGCCGGACCCCACCGAGCGGGTCTGCCGCACCTGCTCAGGCCGCATTCAGGACAGGATGCAGGACCACAAGCTCTCCGAGCATCCCTACGAGGAAGCGTTGGAGTTGCCGCCGTTCCGCACCGCCGCCCTCGAAATCGGTGTGGACGCCCGGGCCACCGAGCAGCCCACAGCGGTGGCCCACACCCTCAAGCACCTGCTGCAAAAAGTGACGCCCGAGCGCGTGGCCTGCGACGAGAACGATCTTTCGGGGGCCTTCCGCGCTGAACGCGACAACTATTTCTTTTTGTACGACGATTGGCTGGGCGGCCTGGGCGTGTCTCGCCGCGCCTTTGAGAACATGGACGAGTTGCTGCGGCGGGGCCTGGAACTCACTGCCAAAACCTGCTGCAAGGAGCCGCACGGCTGCTACGAGTGCGTCGCGGTCAGCCGTTGCTACGCGCCCTTCCTGAGCAGCGGTGAGCGTCGCCCCACCGACAAGCACGCCACCCGCGCCTTTCTGGAAGCCGTGCTGGGCGTGGAGGCCGTTCCCCAGCCCGAACCCGACGCCCTTACCCTGCCTGAGGTGCCCGCGCTGCCGCCCTCCTGGCCCCTTCAGGCGCGTGAACTGCTGGACCTGCATGGCCTTTCGCTGCCAGAGGTCAGCGCCCGGTTGGGCATTCCCAGCCGCGAGATTCAGCGGGCCGTCAGCACCACCGAGCCCCTTCGTCTGCGCCACGCCAAATTCGGTGATGGCGTCTTTCTCCAGGGTTTTGGGCAGGGTGAGCGGCGCGAGGTGCTGGCCTATTTCCCTGGGGTAGGGCAAAAGCGGTTGCTGCTCAAGTTCGCGGGCCTGATCCTTGTGGAGAAGTCGCGCCCCGTTCCTGCGCCGGGAGGTTGA
- a CDS encoding DUF4384 domain-containing protein: MKKPAILIALTASLLAPLATPALAAPKISAQSIIVNPVPTTLQAHVWVNKDPSGTRTPSYRIGDPIRISVQVNENAYVYLFSVDPDGSVDQILPNRLSGSNYVRKSEVRSFPSGGNFQFNVSGNPGVNKVLVVASRRQLDLSELSTFSAGQSFAKVNAEGSKGLAQALSIVVNPVEQPIPQQDWVSDTAFFNATY, translated from the coding sequence ATGAAGAAGCCTGCCATCCTGATCGCCCTGACCGCTTCGCTGCTCGCTCCGCTCGCCACCCCGGCCCTCGCTGCGCCCAAAATCAGCGCCCAGAGCATCATCGTCAATCCTGTGCCCACCACGCTCCAAGCGCACGTTTGGGTCAACAAGGACCCCAGCGGTACCCGCACGCCGAGCTACCGCATCGGCGATCCCATCCGCATCTCGGTGCAGGTCAACGAGAACGCCTACGTCTACCTGTTCTCGGTGGACCCCGACGGCAGCGTGGACCAGATCCTGCCCAACCGCCTCAGCGGCAGCAACTACGTTCGCAAGAGCGAGGTCCGCTCCTTCCCCTCGGGCGGCAACTTTCAGTTCAACGTGAGCGGCAACCCCGGCGTGAACAAAGTGCTCGTCGTCGCCAGTCGCCGCCAGCTGGACCTGTCGGAACTCAGCACCTTCAGCGCGGGCCAGTCTTTCGCCAAGGTGAACGCCGAGGGCAGCAAGGGCCTCGCCCAGGCCCTGAGCATCGTGGTCAATCCCGTTGAGCAGCCCATCCCACAGCAGGACTGGGTCAGCGATACAGCTTTTTTCAACGCGACGTACTGA